A segment of the Terribacillus aidingensis genome:
TCTGTTTTTTTAAGTCCTGCAAACCAAGCATCATTCAATTTATCTATATTATCGCAAAGAAAGTTATATAATTCTTTATCTGCAGCTACTTGCAGTTTTTTCTCATTTGCCATAGAAACGTCTCCCTGATTTTTATATGTACGACACTTCATTCTATCATTTGTCACAGCAATTGCCTATTATACTCTAATAGATACACTTATTAGATAACCAAAAGCCATTCTCCACTCTTAATTTCGTCACAAAATTACGCAGAACTATCCATTAATCTCGTGTAGAACCAAATAATCCAAACTATTCCAAAGTGATTTCCTCACTTTTCCGGATTTTAGCTTACGCAATTTATGCTTGCTACTTCCTGTCATCCTTCACTATCGATAAGATCATAATAGTACTTAAAATTAATATCGTGCCTATCCACTCGGCTAATCCAAATGGAATATGAAACCATAAGATAGAAAGAAATGTTGCAGACAATGGTTCCACAGAAGCCAGCAGACTCACTTTGTATGCTGCAATGTATGTTGTACCTTCCAGATAGAAATAAAAAGCAACAATTGTACCGAAAATGATGACAAATAGCACAGCTGCTAGAGAAGATAATGTCCAATCCCCTTGTACCTTCCATGATGGATGTATGAAGCTGAAACTAACACACAAACACATAGAAAGGAGCAGCGTAATTGCGTGCTCCTTTCTTCTCATATTTATAAAAAAACGGTTAACTAAACACGTGATAACGTCCACGCGGCACAATCATAGGAGACTTAGACACCGGATCTTCAATAACAGTACAGTCAAGTTCGAATATCTCTTTGATCAATTCATCTGTAATGATATCAGATGGCCGTCCTTCTGCTATTAGTTCTCCTTTACGCAGTGCAAAGATATAATCTGCATAGCGAGCAGCTAGATTGATATCATGAAGAACCATCACAATCGTCGTCCCAAATCTTCTATTTAGATCGGTAAGCAAGTCCAGAATCTCAACTTGATACGTGATATCGAGAAACGTTGTTGGTTCATCCAGGAACAATATATCTGTCTGCTGAGCCAATGCCATAGCAATCCAAACGCGCTGTCTTTGGCCGCCTGACAATTCATCTATATGTCTATTGGCAAGCTCAGTGATTCCCATCATGTCCATTGCTTCCTCGACCGCTTGATAATCCT
Coding sequences within it:
- a CDS encoding DMT family transporter — its product is MRRKEHAITLLLSMCLCVSFSFIHPSWKVQGDWTLSSLAAVLFVIIFGTIVAFYFYLEGTTYIAAYKVSLLASVEPLSATFLSILWFHIPFGLAEWIGTILILSTIMILSIVKDDRK
- a CDS encoding ABC transporter ATP-binding protein → MKSNHKLQTEQIAAGYENKKILHGIDVEIPNNQINVIIGPNACGKSTLLKTMARLIKPIAGEVILDGKSIHKIPPKKLAKVLGVLPQSPIAPEGISVADLVGRGRFPHQSLLSGWSEKDYQAVEEAMDMMGITELANRHIDELSGGQRQRVWIAMALAQQTDILFLDEPTTFLDITYQVEILDLLTDLNRRFGTTIVMVLHDINLAARYADYIFALRKGELIAEGRPSDIITDELIKEIFELDCTVIEDPVSKSPMIVPRGRYHVFS